One candidate division WOR-3 bacterium DNA window includes the following coding sequences:
- a CDS encoding glycosyltransferase family 39 protein, whose amino-acid sequence MTKRKEIIYRLFPFLILIPFFIFLRRYFNIDFWYDEVFTLTNYVFCPIKKTITDYSFPNNHILANLINNLYLKIFGIKDIYQLLEAPYKIRLLELLYTLITLFYLYRLGKRFFNQTIALLALATFVTTVTYYNFALQVRGFSLSIMLSTILFYYLLSFLQKPNFPSGLIITFTTAFTLYAIPSNLYLILAIFGYYFFPLFLHHRRRKEKVKVKNKGKGKDELVKEKGRLKGLDAGIKKVRFSLLSFLTAGIFLAILFYSPVLKDVLSNRFVQSRGLFYVPTLSQTMPFTFAHFLSGRYLFIPIIILGLISYWQKRKRSYLGLLIFTLLVPFFFSFIRGDRPYHRIFVILTPFFALFLSILTESILDLMGKNFPKVFLVLGIVIYNYLTFGFQLKHIERKIANDITEGIQSQDLNYNYYQFHYRPFSLLKAFKKIYESNPLPVFLGEYDRAALPVYLTKFNIPWGHLSSQEDFFTTIEEKGGIYVITAFPNRLLRWLTNFSNLEVKRINEDLDFHNIFTVRKIFY is encoded by the coding sequence ATGACCAAGAGAAAAGAGATAATTTATCGCCTTTTTCCTTTTTTAATCTTAATTCCTTTTTTTATTTTCCTGCGACGTTATTTCAACATTGATTTCTGGTACGATGAGGTATTCACTTTAACCAATTATGTCTTCTGCCCAATTAAAAAGACCATAACCGACTATTCTTTTCCCAATAATCACATATTGGCTAATTTAATAAATAATCTCTATCTGAAAATTTTCGGGATAAAAGATATTTACCAACTACTGGAAGCGCCGTATAAAATTCGCTTATTAGAATTGCTCTATACCCTAATTACCCTGTTTTATCTTTATCGTCTTGGAAAGAGATTCTTCAATCAAACGATTGCTTTACTTGCCCTTGCCACTTTCGTCACCACTGTTACTTACTATAACTTCGCCTTACAGGTGAGAGGATTCAGTTTGAGTATTATGCTTTCAACTATCCTTTTTTATTATCTCCTCTCTTTTCTTCAAAAGCCCAATTTTCCTTCTGGTTTAATAATTACTTTCACTACGGCTTTTACCCTTTATGCCATACCCTCTAACCTCTATCTCATTTTAGCGATTTTCGGTTATTACTTTTTCCCTCTTTTTCTTCATCATAGGAGAAGAAAAGAAAAGGTTAAAGTTAAGAATAAAGGAAAGGGAAAAGATGAACTGGTAAAAGAGAAAGGAAGATTGAAAGGATTAGATGCCGGGATAAAAAAAGTTCGGTTTTCTCTTCTTTCTTTTTTAACCGCCGGTATTTTCCTCGCAATCCTTTTCTATTCCCCAGTCCTAAAAGATGTTCTTAGTAATCGTTTTGTTCAGAGTCGGGGACTTTTCTATGTGCCCACCCTTTCTCAAACAATGCCTTTTACCTTTGCCCATTTCCTTTCCGGGAGGTATCTATTTATTCCGATAATCATCCTTGGTCTAATCTCTTATTGGCAAAAGAGAAAAAGATCTTACCTTGGACTTTTAATCTTTACTCTCCTTGTTCCGTTCTTTTTTAGTTTTATTCGCGGTGACCGTCCTTACCACCGAATTTTTGTTATTTTAACCCCTTTCTTTGCCCTTTTCCTTTCTATTTTGACGGAATCAATTCTGGACTTAATGGGTAAGAATTTTCCGAAAGTTTTTTTAGTTCTGGGGATAGTAATTTATAACTACCTTACCTTTGGTTTTCAATTGAAACATATTGAGAGGAAAATTGCTAATGATATCACCGAAGGCATTCAATCTCAAGATTTGAATTACAACTATTATCAATTTCATTACCGACCATTTTCCCTTTTAAAAGCCTTTAAGAAGATTTATGAGAGTAATCCCCTTCCCGTTTTTTTAGGAGAGTACGACCGGGCGGCACTGCCGGTTTATTTGACAAAGTTTAATATCCCTTGGGGACATCTGTCCTCTCAAGAAGACTTCTTCACCACCATTGAAGAAAAAGGTGGGATTTATGTGATTACTGCTTTTCCCAATCGCCTCCTGCGCTGGCTTACTAATTTTTCCAATTTAGAAGTTAAAAGAATCAACGAAGATTTAGACTTCCATAATATCTTTACCGTGAGAAAAATTTTCTACTAG